In Callospermophilus lateralis isolate mCalLat2 chromosome 18, mCalLat2.hap1, whole genome shotgun sequence, one DNA window encodes the following:
- the LOC143384323 gene encoding sulfotransferase 2A1-like, with protein MTDGYLWFEGIRFPVVGFSSEVLKEAGAQFVIKDEDTVLVTYPKSGTHWLVEILCLIYSHGDTKWIRSVPIWERSPWIESDGGYKCLNESEGPRLMTSHLPFQLFPKSLFTSKAKVIYIMRNPKDVLVSGYYHWSMTQQCKNPESLEQYFQWFIQGNVPYGSWFEHIRGWMSMRDRENVLLLSYEELQKDPRSAIERICQFLGKKLSPEELDSVLKNSSFLTQFLSAFSQTNTRAPTLTEAHGN; from the exons ATGACAGATGGCTACTTGTGGTTTGAAGGGATACGTTTCCCTGTGGTTGGTTTTAGTTCTGAAGTTTTGAAAGAAGCAGGTGCTCAGTTTGTGATAAAGGATGAAGACACAGTATTGGTGACCTACCCCAAATCAG GAACCCACTGGTTGGTTGAaattctttgcctgatttactcCCATGGTGATACCAAGTGGATTCGATCTGTGCCCATCTGGGAACGCTCACCCTGGATAGAATCTGATGGGGGTTACAAATGTTTAAATGAGAGTGAAGGTCCACGGCTCATGACCTCTCACCTCCCCTTCCAACTCTTCCCCAAGTCTCTATTCACTTCCAAAGCCAAG GTGATATATATCATGAGAAATCCCAAAGATGTTCTTGTGTCAGGTTATTATCATTGGAGTATGACACAACAATGTAAGAATCCAGAGTCACTGgaacagtattttcaatggttcaTCCAAGGAAATG TGCCCTATGGATCATGGTTCGAGCACATTCGTGGCTGGATGTCCATGAGAGACAGGGAGAACGTCCTGCTGCTGAGTTATGAAGAGCTGCAGAAG GACCCAAGGAGCGCCATAGAGAGGATCTGTCAGTTCCTGGGGAAGAAGTTGAGTCCAGAAGAACTGGACTCCGTCCTCAAGAACAGCTCCTTCCTGACTCAGTTCCTCTCTGCCTTCAGCCAGACGAATACCCGTGCCCCGACT CTGACAGAAGCCCATGGGAACTGA
- the LOC143383808 gene encoding sulfotransferase 2A1-like, translating to MTDGYLWFEGIRFPVIGFSSEVLKEAGAQFVIKDEDTVLVTYPKSGTNWMIEILCLIHSHGDTKWIRSVPTWERSPWIETDGGYTLLNEREGPRLMTSHLPFHLFPKSLFTSKAKVIYIMRNPKDVLVSGYYHQTMTKVCKQPESLEQYFQWFIQGNVPYGSWFEHIRGWMSMRERENVLLLSYEELQKDPRSAIERICQFLGKKLSPEELDSVLKNSSFQVMRQNKMSNFEMLPEAFITRPFLLTRKGICGDWKNHFTVAQAEAFDEVYQEKMAGFPKDLFPWE from the exons ATGACAGATGGCTACTTGTGGTTTGAAGGGATACGTTTCCCTGTGATTGGTTTTAGTTCTGAAGTTTTGAAAGAAGCAGGTGCTCAGTTTGTGATAAAGGATGAAGACACAGTATTGGTGACCTACCCCAAATCAG gaACCAACTGGATGATTGAAATTCTCTGCCTGATTCACTCCCATGGTGATACCAAGTGGATTCGATCTGTGCCCACCTGGGAACGCTCACCCTGGATAGAGACAGATGGGGGTTACACACTTTTAAATGAGAGAGAGGGCCCGCGGCTCATGACATCTCACCTCCCCTTTCATCTCTTCCCCAAGTCTTTATTCACTTCCAAGGCCAAG GTGATATATATCATGAGAAATCCCAAGGATGTTCTTGTGTCAGGTTATTATCATCAGACTATGACAAAAGTATGTAAGCAACCAGAGTCACTGGAACAGTATTTTCAGTGGTTCATCCAAGGAAACG TGCCCTATGGATCATGGTTCGAGCACATTCGTGGCTGGATGTccatgagagagagggagaatgtcctgctgctgagttaTGAAGAGCTGCAGAAG GACCCAAGGAGCGCCATAGAGAGGATCTGTCAGTTCCTGGGGAAGAAGTTGAGTCCAGAAGAACTGGACTCCGTCCTCAAGAACAGCTCCTTCCAAGTCATGAGACAAAACAAGATGTCCAACTTTGAAATGTTGCCTGAAGCTTTCATTACTAGGCCTTTCTTACTTACAAGAAAAG GCATCTGTGGGGACTGGAAGAATCACTTCACAGTGGCCCAAGCTGAAGCCTTTGATGAAGTTTACCAGGAGAAGATGGCGGGTTTCCCCAAAGACCTGTTCCCATGGGAGTGA